Proteins encoded in a region of the Pirellulales bacterium genome:
- a CDS encoding MFS transporter produces the protein MSTIDTTPAAIPVKRREIFAWTMYDWANSAFSTFQITILMLYLTQVVLPGVTGDVAYGYTIGISTFFAAVLSPLLGAVSDAHASKRFWLSVLTLSGALSGIAMYFVPVDMSWAFVGLFFITVLSFELAWGIYNAFLPEIADESNMNRISAYGFAMGYVGGGLALLIGVLIVMFGGDIGLPTDLAGDCVLGQDVNFAVALPPGDYKVGITVGDLTDAHGPVELLIDGHRQETLRTSAGEFMSYEYPVALAASELAIELKAAGHGETAALAAVTVSGGTLAHPLVFDFGTPTSIAAASSIWLTHEDGYQAYDREALLKKSKSIPAADLPETLSLGLRPVAGQTLESRDNVLAPRLRLGLLIMGVWWAVFSLPTLLILRDRVKPRAGKESLMATGRRAIGEVMHTLKGVRDYRTLFIFLIAFLIYNDGVATIITQSTVFAKEALDIGAGELIFVVLMIQFVSMPGALFVGWLSNKLGEKPTLMACIVVYMGWLIAAFFISTRVQFWIMGAVLALVMGGIQSVSRAIMALMTPASRSAEFFGFFNLSSKATSFAGPIVFSSIRAWTGQPHLAILSLLVFFIIGGGIASFVNVGEGRRRALEEG, from the coding sequence TTGAGCACGATTGACACCACGCCCGCTGCGATCCCCGTGAAGCGGCGCGAAATATTCGCCTGGACGATGTACGACTGGGCGAATAGCGCCTTTTCGACGTTCCAGATCACGATCCTGATGTTGTACCTCACCCAGGTCGTGCTGCCCGGCGTGACGGGCGATGTGGCTTACGGGTACACGATCGGGATTTCGACGTTCTTTGCCGCGGTGCTTTCGCCGCTCTTGGGCGCGGTGAGCGATGCGCACGCGAGTAAGCGATTCTGGCTATCGGTGTTGACGCTCTCTGGCGCTCTTTCCGGCATCGCCATGTATTTCGTGCCCGTCGATATGTCGTGGGCATTCGTGGGCTTGTTTTTCATCACCGTATTGAGCTTCGAGCTGGCGTGGGGCATCTACAACGCGTTTCTGCCCGAGATTGCCGATGAGTCGAACATGAATCGCATCTCGGCCTACGGCTTTGCGATGGGATATGTCGGCGGCGGGCTGGCACTGTTGATCGGAGTGTTGATCGTGATGTTCGGTGGCGATATCGGTTTGCCCACGGATCTCGCGGGTGATTGCGTGCTGGGGCAGGATGTTAACTTCGCGGTGGCGTTGCCGCCGGGTGATTACAAGGTGGGGATCACGGTCGGCGACCTCACCGACGCACATGGCCCCGTGGAACTGTTGATCGACGGCCATCGGCAGGAAACGCTGCGCACGTCGGCCGGCGAGTTCATGTCTTATGAATATCCCGTCGCGCTGGCCGCGTCCGAACTGGCCATTGAGCTGAAGGCGGCCGGTCACGGCGAGACCGCGGCACTGGCGGCGGTAACCGTCAGCGGCGGCACTTTGGCACATCCGCTGGTATTTGATTTCGGCACGCCGACTTCGATTGCCGCGGCCAGCTCGATCTGGCTGACGCACGAGGATGGGTACCAAGCGTACGACCGTGAAGCCCTTCTGAAAAAGAGTAAGAGTATCCCGGCGGCCGACTTGCCCGAGACGCTGTCCCTCGGCTTACGACCGGTCGCCGGCCAGACTTTGGAATCGCGCGATAACGTCCTCGCGCCGCGGTTGCGGTTGGGGCTGCTGATCATGGGGGTGTGGTGGGCCGTCTTCAGCCTGCCGACACTGTTGATTCTGCGCGATCGCGTGAAGCCTCGAGCGGGCAAAGAATCGTTGATGGCGACCGGTCGACGTGCCATCGGTGAGGTCATGCACACGCTGAAAGGGGTGCGCGATTATCGGACGCTGTTTATCTTCCTGATCGCATTTCTGATCTACAACGACGGCGTCGCGACGATCATCACGCAGTCGACCGTCTTTGCGAAAGAGGCGCTCGATATCGGCGCCGGCGAGCTGATTTTCGTCGTGTTGATGATCCAGTTTGTGTCGATGCCCGGTGCGCTTTTTGTCGGCTGGCTGTCGAACAAGCTGGGGGAAAAGCCTACTTTAATGGCATGCATCGTCGTCTACATGGGCTGGTTGATTGCCGCGTTTTTCATCAGTACCAGGGTGCAGTTCTGGATCATGGGAGCCGTGCTGGCGCTGGTGATGGGAGGCATCCAGAGCGTGAGCCGCGCGATCATGGCCCTGATGACGCCGGCCAGCCGTAGCGCGGAATTCTTCGGCTTTTTCAACCTTTCGAGCAAAGCCACCAGCTTCGCCGGCCCGATCGTGTTCAGCTCGATTCGCGCGTGGACCGGCCAACCACACCTGGCGATCTTGAGCCTGCTGGTATTTTTCATCATCGGCGGAGGCATCGCCTCGTTCGTAAACGTCGGCGAAGGGCGCCGCCGGGCGCTCGAAGAAGGGTGA
- a CDS encoding SIS domain-containing protein, protein MLGAKLEVGPYIDRLHKEIDRVEHAEIRQMADLIFEAWQNEKFVFIFGNGGSGTTASHFAEDLGKSSLHEKDLKDESKKRLKVLSLTDNLGWIMAVGNDVGYDQIFVQQLMNYGSKGDVVLAISGSGNSPNVLAAVDWANRHGLKTFGLTGFAGGKLRGMAHSGLHVPLDDMGMVESIHLCVFHWVLNDVFARINNEGRHAKNGAPAASGHGK, encoded by the coding sequence ATGTTAGGTGCCAAGCTGGAAGTCGGACCGTATATCGATCGACTGCACAAGGAAATCGATCGCGTCGAGCATGCCGAAATCCGCCAAATGGCCGACTTGATCTTCGAGGCCTGGCAGAACGAGAAGTTCGTCTTCATTTTCGGCAACGGCGGATCGGGCACCACGGCCTCGCACTTCGCCGAGGATCTGGGCAAGAGCAGCCTGCACGAGAAAGACCTGAAGGACGAATCTAAGAAGCGGCTCAAGGTTCTCAGTCTGACCGATAACCTCGGCTGGATCATGGCCGTGGGGAACGACGTCGGCTACGACCAGATCTTCGTCCAGCAGTTGATGAACTACGGCAGCAAGGGGGACGTCGTGCTGGCGATCAGCGGGTCGGGCAACAGCCCGAACGTGCTGGCCGCCGTCGATTGGGCGAACCGTCACGGTCTGAAGACGTTCGGCCTCACCGGTTTCGCCGGCGGCAAGCTGCGCGGCATGGCCCACAGTGGTCTGCACGTGCCACTCGACGATATGGGCATGGTCGAGAGCATTCACCTGTGCGTCTTTCATTGGGTGCTGAACGACGTCTTCGCCCGCATCAACAACGAAGGGCGCCACGCCAAGAACGGCGCGCCGGCCGCCAGCGGGCACGGGAAGTAA